Proteins from a genomic interval of Euleptes europaea isolate rEulEur1 chromosome 18, rEulEur1.hap1, whole genome shotgun sequence:
- the LOC130490508 gene encoding vomeronasal type-2 receptor 26-like, whose amino-acid sequence METDNWERRFVVRVLLVLLLLLVLLTCSVCKKHSINCTAEVDPLPLSHEFSQPGDLVVGGIVSQVFIVHETPSFEKQPAQMLINEPISEPKNYQHILALAFAIKEINENPLILPNITLGVRILNSYFNARMTNKAILSLLSTQQQFVPNYKCAIFKTLTAVIGGLDSETSVNMATIIANHKVIQLAYGSFSPAQSDETQFSSLYQMVPKEAYQYMGVIRLLRHFNWKWIGLLAVDDDRGDRFLQTMVPLLSQNEICFAFALRLPKMTYLDDLTDSVLRQAEMSLVAFDNKATVCFLYAEHPSPFILRLLLFLAPLIAFPPLHKVWIVTSQWDFEYLSIQRIWDIESFHGTISFSVHSNQPPSFQKFLQAINPFWAKRDGFIQNFWEQTFSCSLKVSSIHGDSENTCTGEEKLETLPGIFFEMSMTGHSYNTYNAVYAAAHALQAVYLSRSNQRPLLKGEQLVLRNLQPWQLHRFLRNITFNNSAGDTMHFNENRELRADFDVTNWITFPNGSFIRVKVGRLDPWAPPGKELTIDDNKIVWHRTFNQVVPLSVCSENCSPGYIRKKKEGEKFCCYDCVPCPEGMISEKKDMDTCIKCPQDHYSNNYQNHCVPKDTSFLSYKEPIGITLATLAISFSLATVLVFGTFVKYRDSPIVKANNRSLTYILLISLVYCFLSSLLFIGQPGKVTCLLRQITFGVIFSVAISTVLAKTITVVLAFIATKPGSRMRLFMGKRLPYSVVLSCSLIQVGICVLWLSTSPPFPDMDMVSRDEEIILECNEGSATVFYCVLGYMGFLAIVSFIVAFLARKLPDTFNEAKFITFSMLIFCSVWLSFIPTYLSTKGKSMVAVEIFSILVSGAGLLVCIFTPKIYIIVLKPELNNRELFKKRKNENTN is encoded by the exons ATGGAAACCGATAACTGGGAGAGAAGATTTGTCGTTCGAGTGCTGCTGGTACTACTGTTGCTGCTTGTACTGCTGACTTGTAGTGTGTGCAAGAAGCATTCCATTAATTGCACTGCAGAAGTGGATCCTCTTCCTTTGTCTCACGAATTTTCTCAACCTGGTGACCTTGTGGTTGGTGGGATTGTCTCTCAGGTCTTCATAGTACATGAGACACCTTCTTTTGAGAAGCAACCCGCACAGATGTTGATTAATGAACCTAT ATCAGAGCCAAAGAACTACCAGCACATCTTGGCCTTGGCATTTGCTATAAAGGAGATTAATGAGAATCCCCTCATCTTGCCAAACATTACTTTGGGTGTCCGCATCCTCAACAGCTATTTTAATGCAAGGATGACCAATAAAGCCATCCTGAgtttgctttccacacagcagcaGTTTGTCCCCAACTACAAGTGTGCCATTTTTAAAACTCTGACAGCTGTTATTGGAGGACTTGACTCTGAAACGTCCGTAAACATGGCCACCATTATTGCCAACCACAAGGTGATACAA CTCGCTTATGGATCATTTTCCCCAGCACAGAGTGATGAAACTCAGTTCTCTTCCTTGTACCAGATGGTCCCAAAGGAAGCCTATCAGTACATGGGAGTTATCCGCTTACTTCGGCATTTCAACTGGAAATGGATTGGGCTCTTAGCTGTGGATGATGACAGGGGTGACAGGTTTTTGCAAACGATGGTACCATTGCTGTCTCAAAATGAAATCTGCTTTGCTTTCGCTCTGAGATTACCAAAAATGACTTATCTGGATGATTTGACAGACTCTGTTTTAAGACAGGCAGAAATGTCTTTGGTTGCTTTTGACAACAAAGCTACTGTATGCTTTCTTTATGCAGAACATCCATCCCCATTCATTTTGAGATTGCTGCTGTTTCTAGCACCCTTGATCGCATTTCCACCTTTGCACAAAGTATGGATTGTTACATCTCAATGGGATTTTGAATACCTGTCCATACAAAGGATTTGGGATAtagaaagcttccatggtaccATATCCTTCTCAGTTCACTCCAATCAGCCACCAAGTTTCCAAAAATTTCTTCAAGCCATAAACCCCTTCTGGGCAAAAAGAGATGGTTTTATCCAGAACTTCTGGGAGCAGACATTCAGCTGTTCTTTGAAAGTTTCCAGCATTCATGGTGATAGCGAGAACACTTGCACAGGTGAGGAGAAGCTGGAGACTCTTCCTGGGATTttctttgaaatgagcatgactggccACAGCTACAATACCTACAATGCTGTCTATGCTGCGGCACATGCTTTGCAGGCAGTATACCTTTCCAGATCCAATCAGAGACCATTGCTGAAAGGAGAGCAGTTGGTGCTTCGGAACCTGCAACCATGGCAG CTGCATCGTTTTCTAAGGAACATCACATTCAATAACAGTGCTGGTGACACTATGCATTTTAATGAAAATAGGGAACTGAGAGCTGATTTTGATGTTACAAACTGGATCACTTTCCCAAATGGCTCCTTCATTAGAGTAAAAGTAGGAAGACTTGATCCTTGGGCTCCTCCTGGCAAAGAATTAACAATTGATGACAATAAAATTGTGTGGCATAGAACCTTTAACCAG GTTGTGCCTCTTTCTGTTTGCAGTGAAAACTGTAGTCCTGGCTACATCAGgaaaaagaaggagggagagaaattttgctgctatgattgtgttCCATGTCCGGAAGGAATGATCTCTGAAAAGAAGG acatggATACCTGTATCAAATGTCCACAAGATCATTATTCCAACAATTACCAAAATCACTGTGTTCCCAAAGATACAAGCTTCCTTTCTTACAAAGAACCAATAGGTATCACCTTAGCTACCTTGGCTATTTCCTTCTCTTTGGCCACAGTTTTGGTGTTTGGGACATTTGTGAAGTACCGGGACAGtcccatagtcaaagccaacaaccgaagCCTTACGTATATCCTGTTAATCTCCCTTGTTTATTGCTTCCTCTCCTCTTTGCTGTTCATTGGGCAGCCTGGAAAGGTGACCTGCCTTCTCCGACAAATTACTTTTGGTGTCATATTCTCAGTAGCCATTTCTACTGTGCTGGCCAAAACCATTACTGTCGTTTTAGCCTTCATTGCTACCAAACCAGGATCTAGGATGAGGCTATTTATGGGGAAAAGACTGCCATATTCTGTTGTGCTTTCCTGCTCCCTCATTCAAGTGGGCATTTGTGTTCTTTGGCTAAGTACTTCCCCTCCGTTCCCAGATATGGACATGGTCTCAAGGGATGAGGAAATCATACTGGAATGTAATGAGGGCTCAGCAACAGtgttttactgtgtcttgggctacatgggcttcctggcaATTGTCAGCTTCATCGTGGCTTTTCTAGCCAGGAAGTTACCAGACACTTTCAACGAAGCCAAATTtatcactttcagcatgttgaTCTTTTGTAGTGTTTGGCTATCCTTTATCCCAACTTACCTGAGCACCAAGGGGAAATCCATGgtggccgtggagatcttctccatcttagtTTCTGGTGCTGGGTTATTGGTTTGCATTTTTACCCCCAAAATTTACATTATTGTTCTGAAGCCTGAGCTAAACAATAGGGAACTCTTTAAGAAGAGGAAAAATGAAAACACCAATTAA